A DNA window from Deltaproteobacteria bacterium contains the following coding sequences:
- a CDS encoding DUF255 domain-containing protein: MFRFSPNPNDAHRIHWHDWGPAAFERARDEGKPVMLFLGAFWCGVCQRMDETTLSHTEVIALLNAYFVPVRVEDAQRPDIDVRYNRNGWPTIVFMSAGGDYLAGINYLSATDFTDVLVRIHVGYQERGNDSETQSVAAASAGPDPPAPAPHHPSAEDPSPDPGALDRITENVWRLADPVHGGYEVDRKFPHCEVNEFLLLRYQATDDTRFLNHVRLTLYNMHQSKTHDPEGGFFRYSSKRDWSEPHHEKLLSDHAGLLDNALHVFELTRESFFRELAEELLDYLHRGFRDLSLPFFHGCRDYIRVTPGRDDPPGSLPHRDRGMFSITDPWMYTDANARAVRACLRAARTLGRQDCAEQALATLRLLLERSWDGSRGVAHYFDDAPRLRGLLADQVCMGRALIEGFETANEPLLRQRAEALAEFIRVHLRNPAGGYFDIAEKGPAYLHYPLTLITENGAAARFFLRLFDLTGKSEHRDAALWALKCFVGDFDDYGVHAAEYGTAVGEYMARTDPR, from the coding sequence ATGTTTCGCTTTTCCCCCAACCCCAACGACGCGCACCGCATCCATTGGCACGACTGGGGGCCGGCCGCGTTCGAGCGCGCCCGCGACGAGGGCAAACCCGTGATGCTCTTCCTCGGCGCATTCTGGTGCGGCGTATGCCAGCGCATGGACGAGACCACGCTGTCGCACACGGAAGTCATCGCGCTGCTCAACGCCTACTTCGTGCCGGTGCGGGTGGAAGACGCCCAGCGGCCGGACATTGACGTGCGCTACAACCGGAACGGCTGGCCCACCATCGTGTTCATGAGCGCCGGCGGCGACTATCTCGCCGGCATCAACTACCTGTCGGCCACGGACTTTACCGACGTGCTGGTGCGGATTCACGTGGGGTACCAAGAGCGCGGGAACGATTCGGAGACGCAGTCCGTCGCGGCGGCTTCCGCGGGACCTGATCCACCTGCGCCGGCACCGCATCATCCTTCGGCCGAAGACCCGTCCCCCGACCCGGGTGCGCTGGACAGAATCACGGAGAACGTCTGGCGCCTCGCCGACCCCGTGCACGGCGGCTACGAGGTCGACCGCAAGTTCCCCCACTGCGAAGTCAACGAGTTCCTGCTCCTCCGCTACCAGGCCACGGACGACACGCGCTTCCTCAACCACGTGCGCCTCACCCTCTACAACATGCACCAGAGCAAGACCCACGATCCCGAGGGCGGTTTCTTTCGCTACTCGTCGAAACGGGACTGGAGCGAGCCGCACCACGAGAAGCTCTTGTCCGACCACGCCGGCCTGTTGGACAACGCCCTGCACGTGTTCGAGCTGACTCGGGAGTCCTTTTTCCGCGAGCTGGCGGAGGAATTGCTGGACTACCTCCACCGGGGATTCCGCGACCTGTCCCTGCCGTTCTTCCACGGCTGTCGCGACTACATCCGCGTCACCCCCGGCCGGGACGATCCCCCGGGTTCGCTGCCGCACAGGGACCGGGGCATGTTCTCCATCACCGATCCCTGGATGTACACCGACGCCAACGCCCGCGCCGTGCGCGCCTGTCTTCGAGCCGCCCGCACCTTGGGGCGCCAGGACTGTGCCGAGCAGGCGCTGGCGACCCTGCGCCTGCTGCTGGAGCGCTCCTGGGACGGCTCCCGCGGCGTGGCGCACTATTTCGACGACGCCCCGCGGCTGCGGGGACTGCTGGCCGACCAAGTCTGCATGGGACGCGCGCTGATCGAGGGATTCGAGACTGCGAACGAACCGCTGCTCCGGCAACGCGCCGAGGCGCTCGCGGAATTCATCCGCGTCCACCTGCGGAACCCGGCTGGGGGTTATTTCGACATCGCGGAGAAAGGCCCTGCCTACCTCCACTATCCCCTCACCCTCATCACCGAGAACGGCGCCGCCGCGCGTTTCTTCCTCAGGCTGTTCGACCTGACCGGCAAGTCCGAGCACCGGGACGCCGCCCTGTGGGCGCTCAAGTGCTTCGTCGGAGACTTCGACGACTACGGCGTGCACGCGGCGGAATACGGCACCGCCGTGGGCGAATACATGGCTCGCACCGATCCGCGGTGA
- a CDS encoding glycine/betaine/sarcosine/D-proline family reductase selenoprotein B: MRIVHYLNQFFGGIGGEEQAGSPLRAMENAVGPGRLLEQTLGDGAAVVTTLVCGDNHAVEHQEELVAAVLDHVRNARADLFVAGPCFDAGRYGMAAGALCTAVQNEIGIPAITAMHEENPGVDLYRESLYIVDSGKNAANMKQVVQRMAGLARKRVAGEPIGLPAEEGYLTRGLIRDQFVDKTSAERLVDMVLAKVQARPFDTEMPVTAFEPVAKPRGVDDLAKAKVMLITDGGLVPKGNPDNIEGMAATRWGAYDIAGADDLAGEDYEISHGGYDPRFVQADPDRLVPLDALRQLEKEGVVGQVHGEFLSTSGLSNPLSNTRRLGREMAEKVKREGVDAVILTSTUGTSTRSGAAITTELEKAGVPVVQMTSALPIAKMVGSNRVVLGHGIVHVAGDASLPAEEEKALRRKLVEEALDSLRAEGGAD, encoded by the coding sequence ATGAGGATCGTCCACTACCTGAACCAGTTCTTCGGGGGCATCGGCGGCGAGGAGCAGGCCGGGAGCCCGCTTCGAGCCATGGAGAACGCCGTCGGTCCGGGCCGCCTGCTGGAGCAGACCCTGGGCGACGGCGCCGCCGTCGTCACCACCCTGGTGTGCGGCGACAACCACGCCGTGGAGCACCAGGAAGAGCTGGTGGCCGCCGTCCTGGACCATGTACGCAACGCCCGGGCCGACCTGTTCGTGGCCGGCCCCTGCTTTGACGCGGGCCGCTACGGCATGGCCGCCGGCGCCCTGTGCACCGCCGTGCAAAATGAGATCGGCATCCCGGCCATCACCGCCATGCACGAAGAGAACCCCGGCGTCGACCTCTACCGCGAAAGCCTCTACATCGTCGACTCCGGCAAGAATGCCGCCAACATGAAGCAGGTGGTCCAACGCATGGCCGGCCTCGCGCGGAAGCGGGTGGCCGGCGAGCCCATCGGCCTGCCCGCCGAAGAGGGCTACCTGACCCGCGGCCTGATACGCGACCAGTTCGTGGACAAGACCTCGGCCGAGCGGCTCGTGGACATGGTCCTGGCCAAGGTCCAGGCGCGGCCGTTCGACACCGAGATGCCCGTGACCGCCTTCGAGCCCGTGGCCAAACCCAGGGGCGTCGACGACCTCGCCAAGGCCAAGGTCATGCTCATCACCGACGGCGGCCTCGTGCCCAAGGGCAACCCGGACAACATCGAGGGCATGGCCGCCACCCGCTGGGGCGCCTACGACATCGCCGGCGCCGACGACTTGGCGGGCGAGGACTACGAGATCTCCCACGGCGGCTACGACCCGCGCTTCGTCCAGGCCGACCCGGACCGCCTCGTGCCCCTCGACGCCCTGCGCCAACTGGAGAAGGAAGGCGTGGTCGGCCAGGTCCACGGCGAGTTCCTCTCCACCTCCGGCCTGTCCAACCCCCTGTCCAACACCCGCCGGCTGGGCCGGGAGATGGCCGAGAAGGTCAAGCGCGAGGGGGTCGACGCCGTCATCCTCACCTCCACGTGAGGCACCAGCACTCGCAGCGGCGCTGCGATCACCACCGAGCTCGAGAAGGCCGGCGTCCCCGTCGTGCAGATGACCTCCGCCCTGCCCATCGCCAAGATGGTCGGCTCCAACCGCGTCGTGCTCGGCCACGGCATCGTCCACGTGGCCGGAGACGCGAGTCTGCCGGCGGAGGAGGAAAAGGCGTTGAGGCGCAAGCTCGTGGAGGAGGCGCTGGATTCGCTGAGGGCGGAGGGGGGCGCGGACTGA